The Bacillus carboniphilus genome contains a region encoding:
- a CDS encoding glycosyltransferase family 2 protein — protein MQNKKPLISIIILTHNGLELTKRCISSILQHTKENYEFVFIDNHSQDETVEFLQTIPNKKLMVNKENMGFAQGCNDGFTIAEGDYFVLINNDTIVTKNWLSNLIWWLEKDGEIGIVGPRSNFVMPKQMIHNITYKTLDDLNNFAEERERIYFRQGFQVDVLSGLCMAFRRELIEQIGGFDHRYFPGYYEDNDFSIRTQIYGKKLWVTNDVFIHHYGGE, from the coding sequence ATGCAAAATAAAAAACCTCTGATCTCCATCATTATTTTGACTCATAACGGACTAGAATTGACAAAACGATGCATTTCAAGCATTTTACAACATACGAAAGAGAATTACGAATTTGTTTTTATAGATAACCATTCTCAAGATGAAACTGTCGAGTTTCTTCAAACAATCCCGAATAAAAAATTGATGGTAAATAAAGAAAACATGGGGTTTGCCCAAGGGTGTAATGATGGATTTACAATCGCAGAAGGAGATTATTTTGTCTTAATAAATAATGACACCATCGTTACAAAGAATTGGCTTTCAAACCTTATTTGGTGGCTAGAGAAAGATGGAGAGATTGGCATCGTTGGACCGAGATCTAATTTTGTTATGCCAAAACAAATGATACACAATATTACTTATAAAACCCTTGATGATCTAAATAATTTTGCAGAAGAAAGAGAAAGGATTTACTTTAGACAAGGGTTTCAAGTAGATGTTTTAAGTGGTCTGTGCATGGCGTTTAGAAGAGAGCTGATAGAGCAAATTGGCGGATTTGATCACCGTTATTTTCCTGGATATTACGAAGATAACGACTTCTCGATTAGAACTCAAATATATGGAAAGAAATTATGGGTTACAAATGATGTTTTTATTCATCATTATGGAGGGGAGTAG